DNA sequence from the Harpia harpyja isolate bHarHar1 chromosome 2, bHarHar1 primary haplotype, whole genome shotgun sequence genome:
TTCTTCTTGATTTACCATGGGGTGGAGGGCAGAAGGGAAGGGTAAGTTTCCAGTTTAAGTGCCACAAAGCTCAGACTGATTGTTTGGTAACCACCTCGCCGTGGACAATAGCATGTCACTTTAGCTATATACCTACCATATAGCTATATATGATGGCCTGGgagtttcatctgaaaaataacTGCGGGGTTTTTTCCATATGCTGTACCATCATATTAGAGATCTGTGGAAGTACTTAAGTGACATTCCTCACAATTGCAAAAGAAGACTCTATGAAAGACTTCCTTCATGGTTCACTTGCTGATCAGCCACAACAGCATTTGTTAAACTTACAGGCATGGCACAAAGCCCTTGTTTTCCCTTATTTGAAAGGTggtggagaaaataatttaaaatcagtattaaacATTATTTCTTAATTAGGTCACTGTATTATGCATAATTTTTCATagacaatttaaataattttaatgatgTAAGTATATGTACTGTGCTAGAGAGGATGTATGATTTAACTGTAGTAagatttttatttggggtttttactctgaagacagcaaagaaaaatctcagagcTTCCCAAAACCACTCTTTCCAAAGAAACCACAATGTTACAGAGCCCTTTCATCATCCAGCATACGGTACTGTAGAACACAAAAATATACACTGTACTACTTTAAATTAATTCATATTTGCAGGAGGCACAGTCTGTGTGAGTGTGTGCAATTatgaaatgtaactttttttcctcttgactttTTTAGCTGCCTCACCCCTTTTATTTGAACACATACATATGGTGTGTGAGAGTGAGCAAGCTCTCTGTAAATGTTTGGAAGGAGCATCTGTCAGACAATAAAACTTACAAGAAAACATGCTTCTCATTTAAAGTGTATTCACTAGAACTATTTCAGTGTTGGAATCAGTTCATTTGTATAGCTTGGAGGCATTAATAAGAGCAGAGAACTGTAAAGGCACCAGAAAACTCGAACTGTTACTAAGAAtccaagggttttttttaaagcatttcgtCTATTCGGCATCACAGTTTTCTGATAGGAACCTGAATCAGTTGACAGACAGGAAACCTCTGATAGTTCATCCAAAAAGATTGCAAACAAGAAGATGGCATGCTTTTTGCAAACCTGGAAAGTCTAAAGATTACAATAATTGTTGGACCAAAGGGACCCTCTTCAGGCATAAATAGCAAGACTCCTACTGTCTTCTGTTGCAGACCAACTCAGCTGCCAGCAAAAGCAGGTGCTCTCCCCCTACCAGTGCTCCAGAGGAAATATTTAGTGAGTATTCACAGCTCTTTTTacaaattaatatattattagCGTTTTAGTTATATTTGTGTAGTTTTCTCAAAggacaaaagcatttaaaaataagtttttaaggCTGTTATTTTAAACAATTGCTGGAGTTCAACAGTCTGATGCAATTaccatattaatattttttaaaaaattacacaacCTATgacagcaacttttaaaaaatattattttttaacaactgTGTAGCTTAAACAATCTGAAGCAATTACAATGTATGTTTTAGTGCCCATGTTATGACAGCAAagtaatttatataaatataaaatgtatttgactTAAAAAGTTATGCCATAAACCAGCCTTTGTAgaacacaaatttaaaataaatcatttctTTTGGCAAAGTAACCTGCAATTTAATCTTTAGAAGAATAAATATACCACTAATGTTTTCCACAGAAACAGTTGCTACTCTAATTAATTCAAGATGTGGCTCTAAtaagatttcaaaagaaaatcagaaacagatttttctcagaGGTAGTACTATGGACAAggttaagatttttttgttttcattagaaaCACTTGTCCCAGGTAACGTTACAGATTTGTAGTATATAGCGTGGTATATATCAAATCTGAAAGCATTATAATAATGTTTTTAGAAGCATAACAATTCTTAGTGTTTCAGATATATGCTTTCTTTTTGGTTATAACTTATGGTACGTTACATTTTATTAGGTAACTGTTATTCAATTTTGAGTTTAGTGTGACTAATATggctaacatttttttctttttgtgtggaAGGGAATGGAAAACCTGATGTTTGTCTACTGCTCCTGTAAAGTTATCTGGACATTACTTGTAACAATACTAGGTTATGCCAGCAGCTTGCCTGTGGGTGATGATTCTATTTGCACAGCAGAGGAACTTGCGAAGTACAGCATAATCTTCACAGGGAAATGGAGTCAGACTGCTTTCCCTAAGCAGTATCCACTTTATAGGCCCCCAGCACAGTGGTCATCAATGCTAGGTAAGTGAAGCatgtacagttttaaaaacagataaatGCCTTGACCACTGtgatcttttttcttctaaatagtCAATTTTAAGATAactaatgaaaaaggaaaaaaatagctgaagTTATTAAGAGTAAAATGCAGAAATTGAAGTATCCACAATGCTTTCAAAAATCTACAACTGTTTTCAATTGACTTCTGTTTTCAATTGGCTGCAGCTGAAATAAACAGTGATAAGCCAAATGTTTTCGTGTTCACTCATTTTTATACACATATTTTTTAACCTCAGATATAAAccagagaaactgaagaaatagGGACAATCTAGATCAGACTTTTATGTCATGCCATGTATTCACTCAAATAGGTGTTACTCATAGTTCTGACTAcagcatgtggaaaaaaaatgaatatgcCAGCAATGGTGTACGTGATTTTGCTGAAAAGGGTGAAGCATGGGTATTAATGAAAGAAATAGAAGAAGCTggagagaaaattcagagtgtACACGGAATCTTCTCTGCTCCTGCCATTTCCAGTGGTACAGGACAAACCTTCACTGAATTAGAAGCACATTCAAGACATCCCTTAGTAAGTAAATGtacatattaattttaaaagtttattttatgtCACTAGCAcccaaaattaaatatttgagtTCTCACTTGTAGGAACAGTATAATGCAAGAGTTACTAAAAAGCATGTCACATTGCAGGGAGCACTGTACAGGTTCTATAAAGTAGAAGAGCataatgacatttatttaaaaaattttaagttaaaattacTATAAGCAGGACTGGAGCATTTCAAAATAAGCAATGCAATCCTGATGgatcattttgtttctttaggtTTCATTTGTTGTACGAATTGTTCCAAGCCCTGACTGGTTTGTGGGTATTGACAGCCTAAATCTCTGTGAAGGAGATCACTGGATGGAAGAAGTATCAGTAGACCTATTTCCTTATGATGCTGGAACTGATagtggtttcacattttcctcccCAAACTTTGCCACTATTCCACAGGACACAGTTACAGAGGTAGGTGTATATACGTAGTTTAGCACTTCATACCTATATGTTTTGAGTCCTCCCTTTAAAAGATAACTATTGAATGACTACACAATAGACTCTTGTGAAACTGATTTCAGCATTTGAGAGTGCTGATGCTCTATATGAATTTATTACATAGCTGATAACCCTactacttttgtttattttctgtatctttcaaaTTTATGAGGTAAATGCAGATGGTTCGTGAAGATTTGGCTCtacatttgaagtattttctttaaaagctgagtatttttagatgatttttaacaattcttaaaacaccaggaaaataaaaatgttcacaAAAGTCCTGGCATTACTAAATGTGTATCTAAACAGGAAAATTCTTCGTAGTGAATACTGATGTGGGGAGGAGTTTTCAGTTAAAAGTATTGGTGAAACTTGAAACTGTTACAGTTGAGGGAAAGGAGCTaagggaaagcagaggagaacTTAGTTGCTACTCCGGTGACCCCACTTTAAATCTCTTTCTCACTTGATGCTCTATACGCCTCACACTTTGCTTTCATCATTTAAGGGTGGTGGGGAACAAAGGATTTTGattcaaatattttgaatattataAGCATTCAGTTAATCCTTTCTTTAGGGTCAGTTTTTCTAGAGCCAAATGCTGTGCTAATGAGTAAtgagaaaaggaacagagaagctggaaaacaaTACATTTGGCGTCCTATATGCATATGACAGCTGCTATAGCATACCTAATACTATTATTTAATATGCTTGTATTCTTCCTTGTAATAACATCCACTTCTTCCCATCAAACCACTCCATACATTACTGTGTTTTCAGTACCTCCCACCGCAGTCCTCTATCCAAAGGTTGGCACAAATCATTGTGCCCATTCTTAAAGCATTATGCATAAAAATTCTGGGATTACCAGCAGTAGTTGTGTGAACTGAGGTTCATAGAAACTGGTTATATGCATTTTACTTGCCAAAAAGTATTAGCATGATGTGTAAACATGATTTTACAGTTATCTTCTTACTAATATGATGTAGTTCCTTTAAGGTTCCCCTTTTTATTTCACAGATCACTTGTTCCTCTCCAAGTCACCCAGCAAACTCATTTTATTATCCCAAACTCAAAATTTTGCCACCTATTGCTCAAGTAACAATggtgaaattaaagaaaaaccagCTGGGTCTTTCTGC
Encoded proteins:
- the LOC128138951 gene encoding spondin-2-like — its product is MLFANLESLKITIIVGPKGPSSGINSKTPTVFCCRPTQLPAKAGALPLPVLQRKYLGMENLMFVYCSCKVIWTLLVTILGYASSLPVGDDSICTAEELAKYSIIFTGKWSQTAFPKQYPLYRPPAQWSSMLGVTHSSDYSMWKKNEYASNGVRDFAEKGEAWVLMKEIEEAGEKIQSVHGIFSAPAISSGTGQTFTELEAHSRHPLVSFVVRIVPSPDWFVGIDSLNLCEGDHWMEEVSVDLFPYDAGTDSGFTFSSPNFATIPQDTVTEITCSSPSHPANSFYYPKLKILPPIAQVTMVKLKKNQLGLSAPYFNLPAKSNEIIDSVSETPLDCEVSQWSSWGLCRGLCRKTGTKIRTRFVLLQPANNGMPCPNLDEETRCEPENCV